A single genomic interval of Lathyrus oleraceus cultivar Zhongwan6 chromosome 7, CAAS_Psat_ZW6_1.0, whole genome shotgun sequence harbors:
- the LOC127105232 gene encoding REF/SRPP-like protein At1g67360 isoform X2 — translation MATTITNKKEIEKKIDDDHHPQEQKLKHLGFVRVAAIHAFVCMSSVYDYAKQNSGSLRSAVGTVEGTVTTVLGPVYHKFKPISQDLLLFLDNKVDDATNKFYECAPLFAKQVANQAKGLIQEVTHKAEKVVNEAQSGGAKAAANYVATESKQVVLTNSVKLWSGLNHYAVFHAVAELAIPTAAHWSEKYNHVVKNISGKGYGVSGYLPLIPVDEIAKAFKQGEGNVSVDQEKTLVEDVSD, via the exons ATGGCCACCACCATTACCAACAAG AAAGAGATAGAGAAAAAGATAGATGATGATCATCATCCTCAAGAACAAAAACTGAAGCATCTTGGGTTTGTGAGAGTTGCTGCTATTCATGCTTTTGTTTGCATGTCGAGTGTCTATGATTATGCGAAACAGAATTCGGGATCTTTGAGATCTGCTGTTGGAACCGTTGAAGGTACTGTTACTACAGTTCTCGGTCCTGTTTATCACAAATTCAAGCCTATCTCTCAAGATCTCCTCCTTTTTCTCGACAATAAG GTGGATGATGCGACCAACAAATTCTACGAGTGCGCACCACTTTTTGCGAAGCAAGTAGCAAACCAAGCAAAGGGTTTGATTCAAGAAGTAACACACAAAGCTGAGAAAGTTGTGAATGAAGCACAATCTGGTGGGGCGAAAGCCGCTGCAAATTATGTAGCTACAGAGTCAAAGCAAGTAGTGCTAACAAATTCGGTAAAACTATGGTCAGGTCTCAACCATTATGCAGTATTTCATGCAGTAGCAGAGTTGGCGATTCCGACAGCTGCACATTGGTCAGAAAAGTACAACCATGTTGTTAAGAACATTAGTGGAAAGGGCTATGGTGTATCTGGATATTTACCTTTGATTCCTGTGGATGAAATAGCTAAGGCATTTAAACAAGGAGAAGGTAATGTGAGTGTTGATCAAGAAAAAACTTTGGTGGAAGATGTTTCTGATTGA